TGGAGGAGGTGTTACTGATTTGTCCATGAAGGGTTTTACtaagtccaaaaaaaaaaaaacattgggaacGAAATCGAAGATCAAAAAAAGCATAGAGAAAAGGGTTAAGACAGCTGTTGATATATGCCAGACATGTTGCATATGGATGAAGGCTGACAATCAAGTTCTGGGCAGTGCAAGAGAGGTTCAGGTAGCCCATCAGGTCCAAGAAATGGATGGTTTTCACAATATGAAATGGCAGCCAGCAGATGGCAAACACAACAACAAGTGTGGTTATGATCTTTAGAAGCCTTTTCTTCTTCTGTTCTTCTTTCTTCAAGTTTTGGAAATGCATGGTAACTTTGCATCCAATGAAACAGTAAAAGATTGTCATGAGGAGGAGTGGAAGAAGAAAGCCTGGAACTGTGGTCATGATGCTGAGACCTCCAACCCAGATTTTTTCATTTTGCTTGCTGGAGACACCACTGAAGTCCAAGTCACAGAGAGTGTGGTTGTTTTCCACGCGTGTGTCTCGTAGAATAAGACTTGGAAGTGCCAGTAATCCTGAGAGCAGCCATAT
This region of Ranitomeya imitator isolate aRanImi1 chromosome 1, aRanImi1.pri, whole genome shotgun sequence genomic DNA includes:
- the LOC138672377 gene encoding apelin receptor, which gives rise to MQNHTDIANDYNYDYNYDYTNDSDSLCTETDWDLSYSLLPVFYMLVFVLGLSGNGVVIFTVWKAKPKRRSADTYIGNLALADLAFVVTLPLWATYTALGFHWPFGSALCKISSYLVLLNMFASVFCLTCLSFDRYLAIVHSLSSANLRSRSTMIISLTVIWLLSGLLALPSLILRDTRVENNHTLCDLDFSGVSSKQNEKIWVGGLSIMTTVPGFLLPLLLMTIFYCFIGCKVTMHFQNLKKEEQKKKRLLKIITTLVVVFAICWLPFHIVKTIHFLDLMGYLNLSCTAQNLIVSLHPYATCLAYINSCLNPFLYAFFDLRFRSQCFFFFGLSKTLHGQISNTSSSLSAQTQKSEIHSLATKV